The genomic stretch ATTTCATTCATAGTTGAAAAAGTAACATAACAAATCATTCGTCATAAACGCAAGTGTAAGTATATATTTTGTTACAAGATTCGTCAACTAAAATTTCCCAAATAGATAAACCATGTATAAACTTTTCAACACCTTACAAAATCTTTCTTTCCCAAGCGCTCTTCACCCACATTTTTCTTTTGGCCCCGCTGCTATTCATAAAAAACGTACTGTTCGTTGATCAAAATGAAATTCGCTACACAATCAAATGGCTTGCGATTCGACTGTGAGGAAGAGTTGCAAAGCTGAACACGACCGCTGAAAATAAATATGAACTCGTCTGATGGGCGACAAAATGCATCTTCGTTCATGTCCATCATCTCATAATATAGAGGCTAATGCGTTTTCGTCCGCACTACTTCGATCAAGCACTCGAAGCGTTTACAAACGACAGACAATTCCCTTGCGCAAACATCCCGATTCTGAATGGCTGTGAAAACACGAATTTGCATCCCCGCCCTTTGCAATTGCAAAGAGGGTTATACGAATACGTTTACAACGGCAGACGGTAATAGCCGAACGCTGTGGTCAGCTCAAACCCGATCGATTGATAGAGCCCGAGCGCTTTGCGGTTTTCGGTTGCTACCTCGAGCGCATGGCGCGAACGTCCCGCCGCCTGTAGCCGATTGACCAGCGTCCAGAGGATATAGCGCCCATATCCTTTGCCGCGCTGCTCTGGCTCAACGACGAATCCGTAGTAAAATGCGGTATCCGCCTCACTTAAACTGATCGAGATCGCGGCGATCTGCCGACCCTCGACGACCCCAAGGTAGACCTGGCGGTTCGGGTTGTTCAAGTCGTTGGCGATGTTGTCTCGCATGTCAGCTTCCGAAAGCCCAAACCCAACCGCCATCAAATGCGCGATCACCGCCGCATCCTCCTTCGTTTGCGCCCGTACCAGCTCTACGTCACCACCTTGAGGCGCTGAGCCCGCTCCTTTCAGATCCATCCCATACTCGGAAAACGCGTACGCTGCGCCGATTTTTCTTGCAAATGCCTCTGCTGGCAGCGCATCCTCTTCCACGATGAACAACATGTTTTGGTAACCTCGCGCCGCACACTCGTCCTTCGCCGCTTCGTACAGTCGTGTGAATACGCCTTGACGACGATGTGCCGGGTGCACCATGCCGCTGATCTCAATCTCTTTTTTGTTAAAACCATACATGCCTAAGTAGCCGATCAACTGACCATCCTGATAGAACAGGAAGTCATTCACCACATCCCCACTGCGGTTTTTCACCAGATCAAGAACCAGCTTGAGCGCCACTTTGTCCTGTTGCCTGACCAGGCTTGCCAGCGCAGTGATCTCTTCCAATTCTGTCGGTGATACTTGCGTTCGTGCTTCGATCGTC from Tumebacillus algifaecis encodes the following:
- a CDS encoding GNAT family N-acetyltransferase, producing the protein MTIEARTQVSPTELEEITALASLVRQQDKVALKLVLDLVKNRSGDVVNDFLFYQDGQLIGYLGMYGFNKKEIEISGMVHPAHRRQGVFTRLYEAAKDECAARGYQNMLFIVEEDALPAEAFARKIGAAYAFSEYGMDLKGAGSAPQGGDVELVRAQTKEDAAVIAHLMAVGFGLSEADMRDNIANDLNNPNRQVYLGVVEGRQIAAISISLSEADTAFYYGFVVEPEQRGKGYGRYILWTLVNRLQAAGRSRHALEVATENRKALGLYQSIGFELTTAFGYYRLPL